A genomic segment from Danio aesculapii chromosome 17, fDanAes4.1, whole genome shotgun sequence encodes:
- the kcnk13a gene encoding potassium channel subfamily K member 13a: protein MACRGSCCCGCGPVNEDNARFIMLLLLIILYLLCGAAVFSALEHPKEKLAKERWAQRFELFSQKYNLNKSDLENFLRHYEEANMAGIRVDTLRPRWDFTGAFYFVGTVVSTIGFGMTTPATVAGKIFLIFYGLIGCAATILFFNLFLERIITVLAFVLKSCHEIQRRRKGVLPHDSRQDSRLNHEDSLAGWKPSVYCVMLILCVAAIIISCCASAMYSSIEGWRYLDSLYFCFVAFSTIGFGDMVSSQRAIYENQTVYRICNFLLILMGVCCIYSLFNVISIVIKQVLNWLLKKLKIPCRHCPRRPLRPRRNAVMPSHLRTRVRNISIDTDAVNDSETDGRRLSGEMISMRDFLAANKVNLAIMQKQLSETANGHPRPGGSTNRHNGFSGGVGALGIMNNRLAETSVDR from the exons ATGGCATGTAGAGGCTCGTGCTGTTGTGGCTGTGGTCCAGTGAATGAAGATAATGCCCGGTTCATCATGTTGCTGCTCCTCATCATCCTCTACCTCCTTTGCGGAGCCGCGGTGTTTTCAGCCCTGGAGCATCCGAAGGAGAAACTGGCGAAGGAAAGGTGGGCTCAGAGGTTTGAGCTGTTCAGCCAAAAGTACAACCTCAACAAAAGTGACCTGGAGAACTTCTTGCGACATTATGAAGAGGCGAACATGGCAGGGATACGGGTGGACACTCTCAGACCGCGCTGGGATTTTACCGGAGCCTTTTATTTTGTCGGGACTGTCGTTTCCACCATCG GGTTTGGAATGACCACCCCCGCCACGGTTGCTGGCAAAATCTTCCTGATCTTTTATGGCCTCATCGGCTGCGCGGCcaccattttatttttcaatctCTTCCTGGAGAGAATAATAACAGTGTTGGCGTTTGTGCTCAAGTCATGCCATGAAATCCAACGACGACGCAAAGGAGTTTTACCTCACGACAGCAGACAAGACTCAAGGCTAAACCATGAAGACAGTCTTGCAGGATGGAAGCCCTCGGTTTATTGTGTGATGCTGATCTTATGCGTGGCAGCAATAATCATTTCTTGCTGTGCTTCGGCCATGTACTCTTCAATCGAAGGATGGCGATACTTGGATTCGCTTTACTTCTGCTTTGTGGCGTTCAGCACCATTGGTTTTGGGGATATGGTCAGCAGCCAACGAGCTATTTACGAGAACCAAACCGTCTACCGAATCTGCAATTTCCTATTAATTTTAATGGGCGTTTGCTGCATTTACTCCCTATTCAACGTCATCTCCATCGTGATCAAGCAGGTGCTCAACTGGCTCCTGAAAAAGCTGAAGATACCTTGTCGTCACTGTCCCAGGAGGCCTCTCCGGCCCCGCAGGAACGCAGTCATGCCGAGCCATCTCCGAACACGCGTTCGCAACATATCCATAGACACAGATGCAGTGAACGACAGTGAGACGGATGGACGAAGACTGTCTGGAGAGATGATCTCCATGAGAGATTTCCTGGCGGCTAATAAGGTCAACTTGGCGATCATGCAGAAACAGCTGTCTGAGACTGCCAATGGTCATCCTCGGCCGGGCGGCTCAACAAACAGACACAATGGATTCTCTGGTGGAGTCGGAGCTTTGGGTATAATGAATAACAGGCTAGCTGAAACCAGCGTGGACAGATAA